A DNA window from Impatiens glandulifera chromosome 7, dImpGla2.1, whole genome shotgun sequence contains the following coding sequences:
- the LOC124910025 gene encoding aldehyde oxidase GLOX-like: MKFNLWIIFFVAVLAGIIESVDGGGWGRWDLLQSSVGITAMHMQLLPNDRIVILDRTDFGKSNISLPNGNCRRDWKDKALKVDCTAHSVEYDVVTNSVRPLYVMTDVWCSSGSLMSDGRLVQTGGFNDGDHAVRTIRPCLNCDWTETSTELINRRWYSTNHILPDGRQIIIGGRRQFNYEFYPKTPSSSSAYNLPFLVQTNDPKEENNLYPFVFLNVDGNLFIFANNRAILFDYTKRVVVKNYPQIPGGDPRCYPSTGSAVLLPIKNSAQAEVLICGGARRGSYTSAIKGQFGVALNTCARIRITDPNPMWVMETMPLARLMGDMVLLPNADVLIINGASKGSAGWEFGRSPVLNPVTYRPDNPYGSRFEIQNPSVIPRMYHSTAILLRDSRVVVGGSNPHEKYNFTSTLFPTELSLEAFSPSYLDPQFASTRPTIISPVNQIKLRHGQSISIRFKVTGPIFDALVSVTMVAPSFNTHSFSMNQRLLVLKNIGKVIHNGASMYLLTVSAPDSSKLAPPGYYLLFVVHKSVPSEGIWVHIE; the protein is encoded by the coding sequence atgaagttCAATTTATGGATCATCTTTTTCGTCGCCGTCCTCGCTGGGATTATCGAATCCGTGGACGGCGGCGGATGGGGGCGGTGGGATTTACTCCAGTCTAGCGTCGGCATAACCGCAATGCACATGCAGCTACTTCCAAATGACCGAATCGTAATACTTGACCGGACCGATTTTGGCAAGTCGAATATTTCCCTTCCAAATGGAAATTGCCGCCGTGATTGGAAAGACAAGGCGTTGAAAGTGGACTGCACAGCTCATTCCGTCGAGTACGACGTCGTAACGAACTCCGTCAGACCGTTATATGTCATGACGGATGTCTGGTGTTCATCCGGTTCTTTGATGTCGGACGGTCGTTTGGTGCAGACCGGGGGTTTCAACGATGGTGATCACGCCGTGAGAACAATCAGACCGTGTCTGAACTGCGACTGGACGGAAACCTCGACGGAGCTCATTAACAGAAGATGGTATTCCACCAATCATATTCTTCCAGATGGCAGACAGATCATCATCGGCGGCAGACGCCAGTTTAATTACGAGTTTTACCCGAAAACACCCTCCAGTTCTTCAGCTTACAATTTGCCCTTCTTGGTCCAAACCAATGACCCGAAGGAAGAAAACAATCTATACCCGTTTGTGTTTCTTAACGTGGACGGTAATCTATTCATTTTCGCAAACAATCGGGCCATCCTGTTTGATTACACTAAACGGGTTGTGGTAAAGAATTACCCGCAAATCCCGGGTGGGGACCCGCGGTGTTACCCGAGTACAGGATCCGCAGTTCTACTTCCGATCAAGAACTCGGCTCAAGCCGAAGTTTTAATATGCGGGGGGGCTAGACGCGGGTCATATACAAGCGCCATAAAAGGGCAATTTGGCGTCGCATTGAACACATGTGCCAGGATCCGAATAACCGATCCAAATCCAATGTGGGTCATGGAAACAATGCCGCTTGCAAGGCTAATGGGTGATATGGTGTTACTACCGAACGCTGACGTTTTGATAATTAACGGTGCATCAAAAGGGTCAGCGGGTTGGGAATTCGGTAGGAGTCCGGTTCTCAACCCGGTTACGTACCGCCCGGATAATCCATACGGGTCGAGATTCGAGATCCAAAACCCGAGTGTCATACCAAGAATGTATCATTCAACCGCAATTTTACTACGTGATAGTCGGGTTGTAGTTGGGGGTAGTAATCCCCATGAGAAATATAATTTCACTTCAACTTTATTCCCCACGGAATTAAGCCTAGAAGCTTTTAGTCCGTCTTATCTAGACCCGCAGTTTGCATCCACCCGCCCAACTATAATTTCGCCCGTTAACCAAATCAAACTCCGACACGGGCAATCGATCTCCATTCGGTTCAAAGTAACCGGACCCATATTCGATGCTTTGGTTTCGGTGACTATGGTAGCGCCATCATTCAACACACATTCATTCTCTATGAATCAACGGTTGCTAGTGCTAAAAAATATCGGGAAAGTTATACACAATGGGGCATCGATGTATTTGTTGACGGTATCGGCTCCGGATTCAAGTAAACTTGCCCCGCCCGGATACTATCTATTGTTTGTGGTTCATAAAAGTGTACCAAGTGAGGGTATTT